The following proteins are co-located in the Paenibacillus sp. FSL H8-0079 genome:
- the spoVG gene encoding septation regulator SpoVG yields MQITDVRLRRVNSEGRMKAIASITIDNEFVVHDIRVIDGNNGMFVAMPSKRTPDGEFRDIAHPISSGTREKIQAAVLTEYDRAATEEEVIEEGA; encoded by the coding sequence ATGCAAATTACGGATGTCAGACTCCGCCGTGTCAACTCGGAGGGGAGAATGAAGGCTATCGCATCCATTACCATCGATAACGAATTCGTCGTTCATGACATTCGTGTCATTGATGGTAACAACGGAATGTTTGTTGCTATGCCGAGCAAACGTACTCCGGACGGAGAGTTCCGTGATATCGCCCACCCGATCTCTTCCGGTACTCGTGAGAAGATTCAGGCAGCAGTTTTGACTGAATACGATCGCGCAGCAACTGAGGAAGAAGTCATTGAAGAAGGTGCCTGA